GCTGGTGCGCCCGCCGGCACCGGCACCGGGCGAGCTCTGGTTCACGCTGCTGGACGTGGGGCAGGGGTTGTCGGCCGTGCTGCGAACGCGGGACGGCACCCTGGTCTTCGACACCGGCCCCGCGTTCGACAGCGGCTTCACGGCCGGGGCCGCTGTCGTCGCGCCCTTCCTGACGGCGGCCGGGGTGACGCGGGTGGACGTGCTGATGGTCAGCCATGCCGATCGCGACCACGCCGGCGGTGCGGCGGCCCTGCTGGAGCGCCTGCCGGTGGGACTGGTCCGCAGCGGCGAGCCCGCGGCCCTGGGGGTTGCGGGTGTTGAGGCCTGCCGGGCCGGGGACGGCTGGACCTGGTCCGGGGTACGCTTCGCCATCCTGTATCCCGCGGTGCCGCCGGACGGGTCCGCCGCGCCGCGGGGCAACGACGCCTCCTGTGTGCTGCGGGTCGAAACCGGCGGGCGCTCGGTCCTCCTCACCGGCGACCTGGGGCAGCGCCCGGAGTCGGACCTGGTGCAGCGCCTGGGGCCAGGGTTGGCGAGCGATGTGCTGGTGGCCGGTCACCACGGCAGCCCGACCTCCACCGGCGCCGCCTTTCTGGACGCGGTGGCGCCGCGCTGGGTGCTCTATGCCTCGGGCTATGCGAACCACTTCGGCTTTCCATCCCGGGAGGTGCGCGAGCGGGTGGCGGCGCGCGGCATCCCGGCGCTCGACACCGGGGTCAGCGGCGCCATCGAGGTGCGGCTCGGTGCGGACGGGTCCCTGACGGGCCCCCGCGCCTGGCGGGAGCGCGCGCGCCGGGTCTGGACCCAGGTCGGCGCCGCGGGTGCCGACCAAGCCGCTCCTGAGCGCGACGCGGGACTTCCGATCTCCCGCTGACCCTGATGCACTTATACTGTCGAGATGCGAAGTACCGAGGCTTGGGTTCGGCGGACGGGCAACGACGATGAGCACCTATTTTCCAAACGATGCGTCCTGGCCGCGGTTGCGCCGGACGCTCGCCCTGGCCCTGGCCCTGGCCCTCAGTGTGGCGCCGACGCAGTCGTCGGCCGCCGCACCCCTGGTCATCTGTTACGGCAGTCCGGCCTCGGCCCTGGTACCGCTGGCAGGGCTCCGGAACTTCTATGCGGCCGAGGGTCTCGAGGTGCAGACCCGACTGTACCCAAGCGGTTTTCAGGCGCTCCAGGCGATGATGGCCGGCGACTGCACCCTGGCGACCGCCGCGGTCCCGCCGGTGGTGTATCAGGCCCTGCGCCGCGGCGATTTCCGTATCCTGGCCCAAATCTCCTCTGGGGGCGATGCCGACCGCATCGTCGCGCGGCGCGACCACTGTATCGGGGCGCCCGCGGACCTGCGCGGACACCGTATCGCCGTGCCGCAGGCCACGTCCGCCCATTATTTTCTGGACATGTTTCTGGCCGCTCAAGGCCTGACACCGGCGGACCTGACCCAGGTCTACCTGCCGGCCCAGGAGGTCGGTCCCGCCCTGCTCGCCGGCACGGTCGATGCGGCGGCCCTGTGGGAGCCGAACATCCGCAATCTGGCGACGACGCTGGGGGACCAGGCGCAGGTCTTCACCTTCTCCGGTCTGGTGGTCAGCCCCTTCCTCCTGCTGGCACCCCAGGCCTTCGCCCGGCAGGAGCCGGGTGCCATCCAGGGGGTCCTGAGGGCACTGGTGCGCGCCGAGCGCTCGCTGGTGGAGGCCCCCGTGGCGGCCGTGCGGCTCCTGGCACCCCCCTACGGCGTGTCGTTCGAGGAGTTCGACTTCATGCGCTCCGACTCTTGCTGGAGGGGACCGCCGTCAGCCGCGAGCAGGTGGCGGGGGCCTTGCTGGTCAAGGTCCAGGACCTGCGCTTCAAGGCGCGGCGCCTGGCGAGCCGCGAGCACCAGGAGGTGGTCCTGATCCAGCGCCGTGCCGATCACCTGGTCCTCGTCGCCCTGGCGGCCCTGACGCTCCTGAGTGTGACCCTGCTGACCTGGCTCAGTCGGCGCCTGCTGCGCGGACTGGACCGGCTGGGCGCCGGGATGCACCGGGTCGCGGGCGGCGATCTCGCCCACGAGGTGACGGGCGAGCGTGACGACGAACTCGGTCGCCTGGCCGCGGCCTTCAACGGCATGACCGGTCGGCTGCGCGCGTCTCAGGCCTTGGTGGAGGAGCGCACGGCGGCGCTGAAGCGCCGCGGCGCGGAGTTGGTGGCGGCCAACGCGGACCTGGAGGCCTTCAGCTATTCAGTGTCTCATGACCTGCGCGCGCCCTTGCGCGCCATCGACGGTTTCGCGGCGATCCTGCGCGAGGACTATGCCCCCCGGCTGGACACGGAGGGGGTGCGGCTGCTCGGGGTGGTCAGCGACAACGCCCGCCGGATGGGGCAACTGATCGACGACATCCTGGCCTTCTCGCGCGCCGGGCGCCAGACCCTGCGGCTGGTCAGGCTGGACATGAAGGCCCTGGTACTGGAGGTCTGGCAGGGTCTGGAGCCTCAGCGGGCGGGGCGGGCGGTCGAACTGCGCCTGGCCGAGTTGCCGCCCGCCTGGGGCGACCCGGGCGCGGTCCGTCAGGTGTGGCAGAACCTGCTGGGCAATGCCCTGAAGTTCAGCCGGTCGCGCGACCCGGCCCTGATCGAGATCACTGGCCGGCAGGAGGCCGACGCGACACACTATTGTGCCAGCGACAACGGTGTGGGTTTCGACCCGGCCTATTCCGGCAAACTGTTCGGTCTGTTCCAGCGTCTGCACGGCATGGACGAGTTCGAGGGCACCGGGGTGGGGCTGGCCATCGTCAAACGCTACATCGAAAAACACGGCGGCCTGGTGGCGGGCGAGGGCCATCCGGGCACCGGCGCATGCTTCCGCTTCAGCCTGCCGGGAGGTCCAGATGATCACTGACGTCGCGGTGGATATCCTTTTCGTGTCGAAGCCGGTGGCCTTCGAGGAGTTTGCGCGGACCGTGGCCGATTTGGGGTTGTACTGGATGCTGATCAATCGGGTGCCCCCGGGGGTCGGGCCGGCGTCGTGAGCGAACCCCTGCGCCTGCTGTTGGTGGAAGACTCGCCCACCGATGCGGAACTCAACGAGCGGGAACTGCGCAAGGCGGGAATCGCATTCGTCGCGTTGCGGGTGGATCAGGAGCGGACCCTGGTCGCGGCCCTGGACGGATTCCAACCGGACCTGATCCTGGCGGACTATCACCTGCCCGGATTCGACGGGCTGCGCGCGCTGGCGATCTGTCGCGAGCACGCGCCGACCATCCCCTTCATCTTCGTCACCGGCGCCATGGGCGAGGAACTGGCGGTCGCGAGCATCAAGGCCGGTGCCACCGACTACATCCTCAAGGACCGCCTGGCACGCCTGCCCGCGGCGGTCAGTCGCGCCCTGGAGGAACGGGGGGCGAGAACCCGGCACACCCAGGCGCAGACGGCACTGCGCGACAGTGAGGAGCGCTACCATCAGTTGTTCGAGACCATGGGCAGCGGGGTGGCCATCTATCGACCAGACCCGACCGGTGAGTCCTTCACCATCGCCTCGGTCAACCGGGCGGTGGAGCGCATCGAGGGTCTCGCGCGCGCGGACCTGTTGGGGCGCGATCTGGAGACGGTCTTTCCCGGGGTCGCGGCCATCGGCCTGCTGGAGGCCTTGCGGCGGGTGGCGCGCACCGGTGCGGCCGAGCAACTGACCCCCGCACTCTATCGGGATGGCCGGATCAGCGGCTGGCGCGAGAACCGGGTCTACCGTCTGGGTACCGGCGAGGTGGTGGCGCTCTACGAGGACGTCACCGAGCGGATCGAGCGGGAGGTGCGGATCCGTCGGCTGAACCGCACCCTGCGCACCCTGTCGGCCTGCAACCAGGACCTGGTGCGGGCGCGCTGCGAGGAGGACCTGCTCCAGAGCGTCTGCCGTGACCTGGTCGAGGTCGGGCTGTACCCGCTGGTCTGGGTGGCCTATCCGGACCCGGACGGCCCCGGCGGGCTGCGCACGGGCGCGGCCCACGGGGGCCAGACGGCGTTGCGCGAATTGGCTCAATGGGCGCGCGACCCGGAGCAGGTCCGCGCCAGCCTCACCGGTCGCGCGCTGCGCGATGGCCGGACCCTGGTCGGCACCGCGGGTCAGGTCGCCGGGGTCGACACCGACATCGCCCTGCCCCTTATCCACGACCGGGAGGTGCTCGGCGTGCTCACGGTCTGGGCGGCGGGCGCTGAGGCCTTCGATGGCGAGGAGGTGCAACTGCTGGAGGAACTGGCGGCGGATCTCGTCCACGGGATCGCCGCGGTGCGCACCACGCTGGAGCGCAATCGCTACCTGGGTCAGGTGGGTCAGGCGATGCGGGGCACGGTCGCCGCACTCACACGCACGGTGGAGATGCGTGATCCCTATACCGCCGGCCATCAGCAGCGGGTGGCCGCCCTGGCGGCGGCCGTGGGGCGTGCCATGGGGCTTGCCGAGCGGCAGGTCGAGGGGCTCTATTTCGGCGGCATGATCCATGACATCGGTAAGATCGCGGTGCCCGCCGAGATCCTCAGCAAGCCTAGCCGGCTGACCCCCATCGAGTATCAGTTGATCCAGCAACACGCGGCGACCGGCTCCCAGATCCTCGCCGACATCGAGTTCCCCTGGCCCCTGGCGCAGATGATCCTGCAGCACCACGAGCGCATCGACGGTTCGGGCTATCCGCACGGCCTGCACGGGGAGGCGATGCTCCTGGAGTCGCGCATCCTGGCGGTCGCCGACGTGGTCGAGGCCATGTCCTCACACCGTCCCTACCGTATCGCCCTGGGAATGCAGATGGCGCTGGCGGAGATCGAGCGGGGCAAGGGCACCCAGTATGACCCGCAAGTCGTTGCGGCCTGCGTGCAGGTCATTCGCGCGGGCGACATGCGGCTGCCGGAGGCCGCGGGCTTTGCGGGGGCAGAGGTGGTCGCCCTCTGACGGCCGCCGCAGGCTTTACCGTGACAGTCGCGCAGCGATGCTGTGGGAGCGGCTTCAGCCGCGACGAGGCCTCGCGGGTTACCCGAGCGTCGCGGGTCACCGACTCTGCGCCGCTGCGCCTCCGCGTGAAACCTCTTCTGCGCGAGACCTCTTAAGAATCTCACGCAGAGGCGCAGAGACGCAGAGAAGAAGCGCGCAAGTCGGGTTACCGTGAAAGCCCTCCCGCCGGGGGCTTTCATGTTCCGGGGTGTCGGACACTCCCTTCATGGCCGTTACCCCTGGTGATCCGCCGTCGCCGTCGGCGGCTCGGCCGTGCCGTGCCCGGGTCCCGGCCTTGCTCACCCTGGAGCCTTGTTCCTGCACCAGTCACCCGCTTCGGACGACCCCTGAAAATGATACCGCTCACCCGGCCGGCGCGGCAGCTTGGGCGCGAATCGTCAGCGCAAAAAAAACCCATCCGCGACGCCGCGCTTCCGAACATAGTCCGCGGGCGCGCCGGTCTCTACCCCTGGGCGTAGGGTGCGCCGCGCGCACCGGTGCGACCGCGATGCCGTGTCGTCCCGGCGGAAGGTGTGCGCGCCGCACCCGATGCCGAGCGCCGGCCAGTGGCGGTCCGTCCGCAACCGGAGGTCGAGGCTTTAGCCGGTGGCGGTTCCCGAGCTATCCAAGAGCAATCCATGGCGCCGGCCCTCCGGACCGGCCAACGGCCATGGCAGCAAGACCAGCTACCCCGGACGATGAAAGGCGTGCGTGGGAGCGGCGTCAGCCGCGACGAGGCCACGGCAGCTTGCGCGGTCGCAGAGACCGGGGATAGACCGCCGATTCCGGATTCCCGCCGCACTGCCGACGCTCGTTATTGTCCCCTATACTCAGGTCAACCGGACAAACGATACTTGCCAGCCATGCTGACCGACCGACTTCCCCGCGATACTGCGACCCGCCTCGAGCATTGCGTCCACGAGGAGACCCGGCTGCGTCTGCGCGGGCAACTGGCCTTGCGCAAGCTGCTGGAGGGCGCGGGCGGGGTCTACACCGCCGCCGAGGTCGCGACACTGCTCGGCATCACCGCGGACGCGGTGCGTAAACGTACCGCTCGGGGCAAGCTGTTGGTCCTGCCGCAGGGCGGGCACGGGGTTTATCCGGCCTTCCAGTTCGATACCGAAGCCAATCGGGTCGTTGCCGGACTCGAGGCCGTCCTCGCCCAACTCGACACCGATAGCGCCGCGGCCAAGGTGCGTTTTTTCCTTACCCCGGATCGCGACCTGGGCACGGAAGCGGGGACGACCCCGATCGCGGCGCTGCGGGCCGCGGACGGGGCCGCGTGCGCCCTGGTGGCGCGCAAGGCGTGCCAATTCGGTGTCCAGGCGGCGCGATGATCCGGTCCATGGGGATACCGCAGGGAGGGTAGCACCGGACCACCGGTGGGAACCGGCACTACGACCAAGCCATCCGATGAACGTCGCCCCGCCGCCCGCCGCTGGTCAAACCAAGCTCAAGACGCTGCGCCTGCCTGCCGGAACCGTTCGCTACCGTATCAGCCATCGCCGCTATGGCACGGCTCTGCACTTCTCCACCGGTGCCGATGCCCGCTGGAACGACCCACTCGTGCGGTACGGCGTACTCTACGTCGCCGATACTCCCGAGACCGCCTTCGCCGAGACCTTCGGCCACGACCTCGACGCGCAAGGCTGGGGCTTGGTCTGATCCGGTCCTCAAGTGTACGCCGGTTTGCGTGCGAGCCATCTGGCGCATATAATTTTGCCATGTGGCGTCATTCACTTAAGAGGTGTGTCTATGGCACAGGCCGCGCTGCGCAAAGAAACCCCCGACGGGGCCGACCCGCTCGCCGACTACCTCGGTGTGCTGCAGATGCCGACTGAACGCTTGGTCGAGCGGGTCCGTGCCGGGTTTCCCTTCCCCGAGTTGGAGGCGTTACGGGTGCGACTGGGGATGACGCTGCAAGAGGCCGCCGACCTGGCCGGGATACCAGGGCGGACCCTGGCGCGCCGCCGACAGGCCGGGCGGTTGGACCCAGGCGAGTCGGAGCGGGTCTTAAGGATCGAGCGGTTGTTCGCTCTCGCGACCCAAATGCTGCGCGATGGCGATCGGGCGCGTGACTGGTTGAAGTCGCCCAAGGCCGCGCTGGCGGGACAGACGCCCTTAGACTATGCAGACACGGAAGTGGGTGCGCGCGAGGTCGAGCACCTGATCGGTCGGCTGCGCCACGGGGTCTTCGCTTGACGAGTTTCCGTCTGGTCGATGAGGACTATCTGGAGTCGGCCTTCAGCGGAGACGGGGCGCGTCTCTATGGTGGACGGTGGAACACACCGGGCGTGGCGGTGATCTACACGGCGCAGTCGCTCTCTCTGGCGCAGTTGGAACTGCTGGTCCATCTGGAGGCGGACGATGTGCTGCGTCGGCATTGGCGGTATTTTGCCGTGGAGGTGGATTCGCGGGCCATCCTCGTGTGTGAGTCCTGGGCGGATCTGCCCCCGGATTATGCCGCTTGGCCGGCACCGGCCTCCACGCGGGCGCTCGGGGAGCGCTGGATCGCGGAGTCCGTCTCGGTGGGCCTGTCCGTTCCGAGCGCGGTGACGCCGGGTGAACACAACATCTTGTTGAACCCGGCCCATCCCGGGTACGCCGCCGCCGTGGTCGTTGGTGCCCCGCGGCCGTTGCGGTTGGACCGGCGGCTGGTCAAGGGCTGAGGCAACATCGTCGCCGATGCCGCTCGGCGGAAGCCGCGATCCTGGGTAGCCGAAATCTTCCCCCGATGCGGTACATTCCCCTGAAAGACTGGGAAAGATAGTTCGTTCGCCGAAGTCTCGTTAACTGGACAAGTCCACTAATCTAAGGTATTAGTAATGATTAACTTAGAAAAATGCCCCTATATACTTGATAAAAAAATGGAAGATCGTCTGTTAGAGGACATTAAGAAACTTGAGGAGCGCGTGAATCTGCTTCGGCTTCAAGGTATTCTCACTCAAGAAACATTGCAAAGATATTATGGACAGAAGCGATTCGAACACGTTGCTGAGTCAAACGCCATCGAAGGAAGTACGTTGTC
The DNA window shown above is from Candidatus Thiodictyon syntrophicum and carries:
- a CDS encoding HD domain-containing phosphohydrolase, whose product is MSEPLRLLLVEDSPTDAELNERELRKAGIAFVALRVDQERTLVAALDGFQPDLILADYHLPGFDGLRALAICREHAPTIPFIFVTGAMGEELAVASIKAGATDYILKDRLARLPAAVSRALEERGARTRHTQAQTALRDSEERYHQLFETMGSGVAIYRPDPTGESFTIASVNRAVERIEGLARADLLGRDLETVFPGVAAIGLLEALRRVARTGAAEQLTPALYRDGRISGWRENRVYRLGTGEVVALYEDVTERIEREVRIRRLNRTLRTLSACNQDLVRARCEEDLLQSVCRDLVEVGLYPLVWVAYPDPDGPGGLRTGAAHGGQTALRELAQWARDPEQVRASLTGRALRDGRTLVGTAGQVAGVDTDIALPLIHDREVLGVLTVWAAGAEAFDGEEVQLLEELAADLVHGIAAVRTTLERNRYLGQVGQAMRGTVAALTRTVEMRDPYTAGHQQRVAALAAAVGRAMGLAERQVEGLYFGGMIHDIGKIAVPAEILSKPSRLTPIEYQLIQQHAATGSQILADIEFPWPLAQMILQHHERIDGSGYPHGLHGEAMLLESRILAVADVVEAMSSHRPYRIALGMQMALAEIERGKGTQYDPQVVAACVQVIRAGDMRLPEAAGFAGAEVVAL
- a CDS encoding RES family NAD+ phosphorylase, translating into MNVAPPPAAGQTKLKTLRLPAGTVRYRISHRRYGTALHFSTGADARWNDPLVRYGVLYVADTPETAFAETFGHDLDAQGWGLV
- a CDS encoding RES family NAD+ phosphorylase, which produces MTSFRLVDEDYLESAFSGDGARLYGGRWNTPGVAVIYTAQSLSLAQLELLVHLEADDVLRRHWRYFAVEVDSRAILVCESWADLPPDYAAWPAPASTRALGERWIAESVSVGLSVPSAVTPGEHNILLNPAHPGYAAAVVVGAPRPLRLDRRLVKG
- a CDS encoding ABC transporter substrate-binding protein — its product is MSTYFPNDASWPRLRRTLALALALALSVAPTQSSAAAPLVICYGSPASALVPLAGLRNFYAAEGLEVQTRLYPSGFQALQAMMAGDCTLATAAVPPVVYQALRRGDFRILAQISSGGDADRIVARRDHCIGAPADLRGHRIAVPQATSAHYFLDMFLAAQGLTPADLTQVYLPAQEVGPALLAGTVDAAALWEPNIRNLATTLGDQAQVFTFSGLVVSPFLLLAPQAFARQEPGAIQGVLRALVRAERSLVEAPVAAVRLLAPPYGVSFEEFDFMRSDSCWRGPPSAASRWRGPCWSRSRTCASRRGAWRAASTRRWS
- a CDS encoding antitoxin Xre/MbcA/ParS toxin-binding domain-containing protein gives rise to the protein MAQAALRKETPDGADPLADYLGVLQMPTERLVERVRAGFPFPELEALRVRLGMTLQEAADLAGIPGRTLARRRQAGRLDPGESERVLRIERLFALATQMLRDGDRARDWLKSPKAALAGQTPLDYADTEVGAREVEHLIGRLRHGVFA
- a CDS encoding sensor histidine kinase; translation: MEGTAVSREQVAGALLVKVQDLRFKARRLASREHQEVVLIQRRADHLVLVALAALTLLSVTLLTWLSRRLLRGLDRLGAGMHRVAGGDLAHEVTGERDDELGRLAAAFNGMTGRLRASQALVEERTAALKRRGAELVAANADLEAFSYSVSHDLRAPLRAIDGFAAILREDYAPRLDTEGVRLLGVVSDNARRMGQLIDDILAFSRAGRQTLRLVRLDMKALVLEVWQGLEPQRAGRAVELRLAELPPAWGDPGAVRQVWQNLLGNALKFSRSRDPALIEITGRQEADATHYCASDNGVGFDPAYSGKLFGLFQRLHGMDEFEGTGVGLAIVKRYIEKHGGLVAGEGHPGTGACFRFSLPGGPDDH